GTTCCTCGCTTCGCCGGCAAGATCTTCGTTGAATTGCCTTCGCTTCTACCGTAATCACGGTGCGGGGGACAACGCCCGGCGTGGTTTCGCGGTGAGGTATGCGTCACCTCATTCCCGACTTGCCGGGGCGGAAACCGGCAGCGGCCGGGGGCGGAAACCGGCAGCGGCCGGGGGCGGATACCGGCGGGGACGCGGTCAGGACAGCGTGAGGCGGCGCAGCGCGCCCCCGGCGTCGACCCGGTAGAGGTCGAGGCGGTTGGCGCCGGCGACGAAGAGCCGGTCGTCGGGGAGGAACGCGGCGAACCGCCGCCCGCCGGCGTCCGGTGGCACCACCGGCACCACCGCGCCGACCGTCCCGTTGACCGCGACCGCGAGCCGGGTGCCGTCCGGCACCGAGTCGGGCAGGGTCCCCCAGACCAGCGCGGGCAGCCCGCGCGCCGGGTCGACCGCGTCGAACGCGGCGCGGTTCGCCACGGTGGCCGTCCCGCCGGCCGGCGCGTTCCCGACCCGCCTGCCGACGAGCGGGTCGGCGGGGGGCGGCGGCACCGGCGCGGGCACCCCGCCGGTGATCGTCACCGGCTGCCCGGGCCGGTCGTAGAAGCGCTTGTCGGCCCGCTGGCGCGGGGCGGCCTCGGCGGAGACGCCGTCCATCCGCCAGGGCACCCGGATGTGGGTCTCGTCGGCGATGGTGGGCAGCAGGTCGACGTGTTCCCAGTTGCGGTCGTCCACCCGGCCGGCGTGCTGGCCGGGCTCCTTGACGAACATCGGCACCCAGGCCACCTGGTTGGCGGCGTGGTCGATGGCGCCCATCCCGCGTCCCTGCCAGTCCTGGCGGAAGCTGACGCCGTGGTCGGCGGTGACCAGCACCAGCGCCTGGTCGTAGAGACCGGTGGCGCGCAGCGTACGCAGTGTCTCGCCGATCAGCCGGTCGGTGTAGCCGAGTTGGGCCAGGTGCCGGGCGCGGGCCAGGTCCACCCAGCCGGCGCCGTCGTTGGGCAGGTCCTCCGGCGCGTCGTAGTGCGCCCCCGACGGCAGGTACGCCCACGGCGAGTGCGGCATCAGCAGGTGCAGGAAGTGCAGCGTGGGGCGGTCGGCGGGGCGTAGCCCGGCGAGGAACGAGGTGAACCGGGCGGGCTGGTTGTCGTCGAGGGTGTCCCACCGGAACTTCGGGTCGTCGGGCACCGGCTCGGCGGCGTCCAGTCCGGCCTCGGCGGCGGTCTGTTCCCGGTAGGAGTCCTCCGGGTCGACCTGGCTGTCCACCGGCGCGGCGAGTTGGCGCAGCAGTTTGCCACTCTCCCGGGCCAGCACCCCGAATCCCTGTGGCGGGCTGGCCGGTTGCTCGCAGCGGCTGGGCGGGCAGAGCCGGGTGATGCTCTCCTCGGCCTTGATCTGGTAGAGGCCGCCGAGCGCGGTGAACAGGTTGTCCGGGTACTGCGAGTAGTGCGGCGCCACCGCCCGGTCGGGGTACCCGCCGCTGAGCATCGCCGGCAGCGCGTAGGGCGTCCAGCCGCTGACCCCGGTGGCGTTGCGGTACCAGGTCGATCCGTCGGCGAGCGCGGCGAAGTTCGGGTAGCGGGTGGCGTCGATCCGCCCGTCCGGGCCGAGCAGCGACACCAGCGGCAGCTCGTCCAGCACGATCATCACCACCGGCGGGTGGGCTCCCGCCCCGGCCACGCCGGCCGTGCCGCCGTCGCCCCTCGGCAGCACCACCGCGGAGGCCGGCGACGCGAACAGGAACAGCCCGACGAAGACCACCGGGCCGATGGCGGCCACCCGTAGCACCCGGCGCAGCGCCCGCCATCGCCGGTGCGCGACCGCCGCGGCGACGCCGGCCACGCCGGCCACGACCAGCAGCGGTACGCCCCGCAGCGGCGTGAGGTGCCGGCCGACCTGGACCGCGAGCGCGGCGAGCAGCAGCCCGACGAGCGCGGTGTGCACCGCGGCGCGGATGGCCCGGCCGCCGAGCAGGGACAGCGCGCCGAGCGCCGCGACCGGCAGCGTGGGCGCCACCGCGATCAGGGCGACCAGGAGCAGCACGTCGCCCCGGGAGGCCCGGTGGAACAGGAAGAAGTCGGGGCTGCGCCCGAGCACGTCCAGCAGCGGCTGGGTGACCACCAGGCCGATCAGCGCCACCATTTCCGCCAGCCGTGCCGCCTCGGCCCGCCAGGCGACCCGCCGTCGGGGCGTCCCGGTGCCGGCGGGGCGCTCCCGCGGCGGCGCGAGGGTGCCCTCAGCCACCCACCACCACCTGGTGGAGGGTGCGGGTGCCGGACGGCAGTTCGGCGCGCGCGACCACCCGTCCGTGCCGGGCCAGCAGCGCCTCGAACACTTCCGGCCGGTAGTCCGGGAAGAGTCCGTCCGGCTTGTTGGCCAGCAGCCGGCGGGCCATCGGGTCGTCGGGGTGGACGAACTCGACGACCAGGCTGCCGCCGGTCTCGGTGAGCGCGGCGAGTTGGTCCACCACCTCGGGCAGCGGCACGTTCCGGCCGATCGCCAGGTGGTGCGTCACGGCGAGGGCGAGCACCACGTCGGCGCGGGCCCGGTCGGCGAACGCGGCCCGCTCGACGCCGCGCCAGCCGCCGCCCGGAGTGGGATCCGCCAGGTCCATCACCAGCGGCAGGATCCGCTGCTCCCCCTCGTCGCGCAGGGCGCGGTAGAGGGCGTCGACCACCGCCGGGTCCTGCTCGACGGCGACCACGTGCGCGGCGTGCCGGGCGGCGATCCGGGCGTACCGGCCGTCGTTGGCGCCCAGGTCCAGGGCCGAGCCGGGCGCGGTGGCGGCCATCGCCCGGTCGACGAACGCCTCCTTGACCTGCCGGTCCGGCACGGAGTACGCGCAGGTGCGCTGGTAGTCCGACCAGTGAGTGTCGCCGGGCCGGTGGTCGAGCCGGCGGATCAGTCGGGTCAGCCCGCGTACCGTGGCCAGGGCCAGCTCGCGGGAGAACCCGGCGGCGCGCAGCTGGGCACGGACGTCGCTGGTGCTGGCGCGCGCGTTGCGGGCCTGCATGGCGCCGTGCAGGTGCACGTGGGTGGGCACGCCGGCGCGCCAGCGGCGGGTCCCGGCGAACAGCCGGCGCATCTGGTCCGGTTCGACGCCGTCGACGCGGGCCCGCAGGAACGGCTGGAAGTCCAGCCCGAGGTGGGCCTGGATGAGCAGCGGGTAGAGCAGGGTCTGGCAGAACTGCCGGTAGCCGGCCCAGGGTTCGCCGTCGCGGTGCGCCTCGAACGAGCCGACGTCGATGAAGACCGGCCGGGCGCCGCGCCACTGCACGTTGTAGGCCGAGCCGTCCTTGGTGGTGAAGCCGGCGTTCAGGGCGGCGCGCAGCACGTCCAGGTGCAGCAGCGCCGCGTCCCGCAGCATCGCGTACGACCATTCGTAGGGGTGCGAGACGAACGGGATCCGGTCGTGGCGCAGCACCGCGGCCCAGGGCGCGTCGACCGGGGTCGGCGTCAGCTCCTCGGTGCCGACGACGTGGCCGGCGGCGGTGAGGTCGCGGAAGAAGTCGGTGGCGGACAGCGCCTGCCAGTCGCGGGCGGATCGTTCGTCGAGCCCGCGCAGCACCTCCGCGCCCCGGTGGTAGACCCGGTTGCCGGGGTCGCGGAAGGAGCCGGGGTCGGCGCGGACGCGGGTGTCGGGGACCGTCACGCCGTCAGCCCCGGTCGGTGGGCTGGCGACGGAACCGGGTCACCAGGCGCCGCCAGTAGAGCTTGGCGGTCACCGCCACGCCGGCCACCCCGCCGACCACCGCCTGCACGATGAGACTGCCGGATCCCGCGTCCAGGTAGGCCAGGTGCGTCACGGCTGCTTTCCTTCCTTCGCCGGTTCATCGCTGTCCGCCCGGTATGCGAGCTTATTTCCGCAAAAAGACGGACTCATCCCCTACGGTACGCGGTCGACCGGATACGCGCGGGCACACCGGACACTCCTCGCCCGTCCGATCCGTTCAAGACGGCCGGCCCCGCGTGCACCTACCGTGGCGGACATGACAGCGCACTTCGACCTCGTCGGGACGGTCGTCACCGACATGGCCCGCACCCTCGACTTCTACCGCCGGATGGGGCTGCCGGTCCCGGCCGGCGCCGAGACGGAACCGCACGTGGAGATCACCCTGCCCAACGGCGTACGGCTGGCCTGG
The genomic region above belongs to Micromonospora sp. WMMD1128 and contains:
- a CDS encoding sulfatase-like hydrolase/transferase, which gives rise to MAEGTLAPPRERPAGTGTPRRRVAWRAEAARLAEMVALIGLVVTQPLLDVLGRSPDFFLFHRASRGDVLLLVALIAVAPTLPVAALGALSLLGGRAIRAAVHTALVGLLLAALAVQVGRHLTPLRGVPLLVVAGVAGVAAAVAHRRWRALRRVLRVAAIGPVVFVGLFLFASPASAVVLPRGDGGTAGVAGAGAHPPVVMIVLDELPLVSLLGPDGRIDATRYPNFAALADGSTWYRNATGVSGWTPYALPAMLSGGYPDRAVAPHYSQYPDNLFTALGGLYQIKAEESITRLCPPSRCEQPASPPQGFGVLARESGKLLRQLAAPVDSQVDPEDSYREQTAAEAGLDAAEPVPDDPKFRWDTLDDNQPARFTSFLAGLRPADRPTLHFLHLLMPHSPWAYLPSGAHYDAPEDLPNDGAGWVDLARARHLAQLGYTDRLIGETLRTLRATGLYDQALVLVTADHGVSFRQDWQGRGMGAIDHAANQVAWVPMFVKEPGQHAGRVDDRNWEHVDLLPTIADETHIRVPWRMDGVSAEAAPRQRADKRFYDRPGQPVTITGGVPAPVPPPPADPLVGRRVGNAPAGGTATVANRAAFDAVDPARGLPALVWGTLPDSVPDGTRLAVAVNGTVGAVVPVVPPDAGGRRFAAFLPDDRLFVAGANRLDLYRVDAGGALRRLTLS
- a CDS encoding methyltransferase domain-containing protein; this encodes MTVPDTRVRADPGSFRDPGNRVYHRGAEVLRGLDERSARDWQALSATDFFRDLTAAGHVVGTEELTPTPVDAPWAAVLRHDRIPFVSHPYEWSYAMLRDAALLHLDVLRAALNAGFTTKDGSAYNVQWRGARPVFIDVGSFEAHRDGEPWAGYRQFCQTLLYPLLIQAHLGLDFQPFLRARVDGVEPDQMRRLFAGTRRWRAGVPTHVHLHGAMQARNARASTSDVRAQLRAAGFSRELALATVRGLTRLIRRLDHRPGDTHWSDYQRTCAYSVPDRQVKEAFVDRAMAATAPGSALDLGANDGRYARIAARHAAHVVAVEQDPAVVDALYRALRDEGEQRILPLVMDLADPTPGGGWRGVERAAFADRARADVVLALAVTHHLAIGRNVPLPEVVDQLAALTETGGSLVVEFVHPDDPMARRLLANKPDGLFPDYRPEVFEALLARHGRVVARAELPSGTRTLHQVVVGG